A single region of the Silene latifolia isolate original U9 population chromosome 8, ASM4854445v1, whole genome shotgun sequence genome encodes:
- the LOC141595274 gene encoding protein FAR1-RELATED SEQUENCE 7-like produces MRYNFAIVQQRHSHRRMDTANEHSMLEKVGPMKVEMHASLVYTHPIFTDFQKEVKHAICSMGVGGLTTVGVVEYHDVRDGLKHKNFRVEFNIQTNESKCAYKLFERHGIVYRHILWVWNGRQVYKIHEPYVLARWTKKSYRPNIQDKTGNGIEDNDEANIKKAKMSKKTLRRFRVNITGPIEPKTKSQEIKDLLGITASNDIDLRPPNKAKNKGNGKRFRSSKEKVKRKRRCGNCKKWVNHNSRTCNLPFAKSPPSDDDDEEESETEEI; encoded by the exons ATGAGGTACAATTTTGCAATAGTACAACAAAGGCATTCACACAGGCGGATGGACACTGCCAACGAGCATAGTATGCTCGAGAAAGTAGGACCAATGAAGGTAGAGATGCATGCCTCACTTGTATACACACATCCTATCTTTACAGACTTTCAGAAGGAAGTCAAACATGCGATATGCAGCATGGGAGTCGGGGGTTTGACAACAGTAGGGGTCGTGGAGTACCATGATGTTCGTGATGGACTGAAGCACAAAAACTTCCGAGTGGAATTTAACATCCAAACTAACGAGAGCAAATGTGCATATAAGCTATTTGAGAGGCATGGCATTGTCTATCGACATATACTGtgggtgtggaatggtaggcAGGTATACAAGATACATGAGCCTTATGTCCttgctcgatggacaaagaaatccTACAGACCAAATATCCAAGATAAAACTGGAAACGGCATAGAAGACAATGACGAAGCTAACATCAaaaaagctaagatgtcaaag AAAACCCTGAGACGGTTCAGGGTGAACATCACAGGACCAATTGAACCGAAAACTAAAAGCCAGGAAATCAAGGATCTTCTTGGCATCACTGCTTCAAATGATATTGACCTTCGACCGccaaacaaggccaagaataagggAAATGGCAAAAGATTTAGGTCGTCGAAAGAAAAGGTCAAGAGGAAGCGAAGATGCGGTAACTGCAAGAAGTGGGTGAACCACAACAGTAGAACTTGTAATCTTCCTTTTGCTAAAAGTCCCCCttctgatgacgatgatgaagaagaatcagAAACTGAAGAGATATGA
- the LOC141595275 gene encoding protein FAR-RED IMPAIRED RESPONSE 1-like, with product MGGRYPVCIITDEDLGIEGGLKKVFKDKVQHRYCMWRILKKFPEKVGPVICRETEFLKEINSCVWGEDVEPAEFEERWTAIVEAHGLSDNEWLQEKYGIRQFWIPAYFHLEKHAAETYTPRIFEEFKVEIKAACFTCAIGDKEKDKNRAILYIDVKDRERKKDYKVGYKIAEVKLVCNCKKFERHGILCRHILCVLKDYGFEKIPSEYLLNRWSKLATCQPIFNSNGQLLADCRSVDAQKNKLTELWSEMFTCVSLVEQSPVNYDELLTILR from the exons ATGGGGGGTCGTTATCCTGTGTGTATAATAACTGACGAAGATTTGGGGATAGAAGGAGGACTTAAGAAAGTCTTTAAAGATAAAGTGCAACATAGATATTGCATGTGGCGCATATTGAAGAAGTTTCCAGAGAAGGTAGGGCCTGTGATATGTAGAGAAACTGAGTTTTTAAAAGAGATAAACTCATGTGTTTGGGGCGAAGATGTGGAGCCTGCTGAATTTGAGGAAAGATGGACAGCCATTGTGGAAGCTCATGGGTTGTCGGATAATGAGTGGCTTCAGGAAAAGTATGGCATTAGACAATTTTGGATTCCAGCTTACTTTC ACCTAGAAAAGCATGCAGCAGAAACCTACACTCCGAGAATTTTCGAGGAGTTCAAAGTGGAAATAAAAGCAGCATGCTTTACATGTGCCATTGGTgacaaagaaaaagataagaatcgTGCAATTCTCTACATAGACGTCAAGGATCGTGAGAGAAAGAAAGACTATAAGGTGGGTTATAAGATAGCTGAAGTGAAACTAGTATGCAATTGCAAGAAATTTGAACGACATGGAATACTTTGTCGACATATTCTCTGTGTCCTTAAAGATTATGGTTTTGAGAAAATTCCAAGCGAATACCTACTTAATAGGTGGAGCAAACTAGCAACCTGCCAGCCAATCTTCAATTCTAATGGGCAGTTGCTTGCTGATTGCAGATCAGTCGATGCACAAAAGAACAAACTGACTGAATTGTGGTCAGAAATGTTCACTTGTGTATCACTAGTTGAACAGAGTCCTGTTAATTATGATGAGTTACTAACCATTTTACGCTAG